One window of the Pan troglodytes isolate AG18354 chromosome 12, NHGRI_mPanTro3-v2.0_pri, whole genome shotgun sequence genome contains the following:
- the TMEM214 gene encoding transmembrane protein 214 isoform X2 — protein sequence MATKTAGVGRWEVVKKGRRPGAGAGAGGRGGGRKRRALGEANGVWKYDLTPAIQTTSTLYERGFENIMKRQNKEQVPPPAVEPKKPGNKKQPKKVATPPNQNQKQGRFRGLEEALKALDVADLQKELDKSQSVFSGNPSIWLKDLASYLNYKLQAPLSEPTLSQHTHDYPYSLVSRELRGIIRGLLAKAAGSLELFFDHCLFTMLQELDKTPGESLHGYRICIQAILQDKPKIATANLGKFLELLRSHQSRPAKCLTIMWALGQAGFANLTEGLKVWLGIMLPVLGIKSLSPFAITYLDRLLLMHPNLTKGFGMIGPKDFFPLLDFAYMPNNSLTPSLQEQLCQLYPRLKVLAFGAKLDSTLHTYFPSFLSRATPSCPPEMKKEGGCAAWMASLTGRGSPLSTPRLCQPHAPSSLSLCRAVQLLSSLTECLMVDPLSASVWRQLYPKHLSQSSLLLEHLLSSWEQIPKKVQKSLQETIQSLKLTNQELLRKGSSNNQDVVTCDMACKGLLQQVQGPRLPWTRLLLLLLVFAVGFLCHDLRSHSSFQASLTGRLLRSSGFLPASQQACAKLFSYSLQGYSWLEETLPLWGSHLLTVVRPSLQLAWAHTNATVSFLSAHCASHLAWFGDSLTSLSQRLQIQLPDSVNQLLCYLRELPLLFHQNVLLPLWHLLLEALARAQEHCHEACRGEVTWDCMKTQLSEAVHWTWLCLQDITVAFLDWALALISQQ from the exons ATGGCGACCAAGACGGCGGGCGTGGGGCGGTGGGAGGTAGTGAAGAAGGGTCGGCGGCCTGGGGCCGGCGCCGGCGCCGGCGGCCGAGGCGGCGGCAGGAAACGCAGGGCGCTCGGGGAAGCAAACGGAGTGTGGAAATACGACCTGACCC CTGCAATCCAGACCACAAGCACCCTTTATGAGCGGGGCTTTGAGAATATCATGAAGCGGCAGAATAAGGAGCAGGTCCCACCCCCTGCTGTGGAGCCTAAGAAACCAGGGAACAAGAAGCAGCCAAAGAAGGTGGCAACTCCTCCCAACCAAAACCAGAAGCAGGGCCGCTTCCGCGGCCTGGAGGAAGCACTGAAAGCT CTGGATGTGGCAGACCTGCAGAAGGAACTGGACAAGAGCCAGAGTGTGTTCTCTGGAAACCCATCCATATGGTTGAAGGACCTGGCCAGCTATCTCAACTACAAGCTACAAGCTCCTCTAAGTGAACCCACGCTGAGCCAGCATACTCATG ATTATCCCTACAGCCTGGTGAGCCGGGAGCTGCGTGGGATCATCCGAGGGCTGCTGGCGAAGGCAGCAGGGTCTCTGGAGCTCTTTTTTGACCACTGTCTGTTCACCATGTTGCAAGAGCTGGATAAGACACCAG GGGAGTCACTACATGGTTACCGCATCTGTATCCAGGCCATCCTGCAAGACAAGCCCAAGATTGCCACCGCAAACCTAGGCAAG TTCCTGGAACTGCTGAGGTCCCACCAGAGCCGACCAGCAAAGTGTCTGACCATCATGTGGGCCCTGGGTCAAGCAGGTTTTGCCAACCTCACCGAGGGACTGAAAG TGTGGCTGGGGATCATGCTGCCTGTGCTGGGCATCAAGTCTCTGTCTCCCTTTGCCATCACATACCTGGATCGGCTGCTCCT GATGCATCCCAACCTTACCAAGGGCTTCGGCATGATTGGCCCCAAGGACTTCTTCCCACTTCTGGACTTTGCCTATATGCCGAACAACTCCCTGACACCCAG cctgcaGGAGCAGCTGTGTCAGCTCTACCCCCGACTGAAAGTGCTGGCATTTGGAGCAAAGCTGGATTCCACCCTGCATACCTACTTCCCTTCTTTCCTGTCCAGAGCCACCCCTAGCTGTCCCCCTGAGATGAAGAAAGAG GGTGGATGTGCGGCCTGGATGGCCTCGCTTACGGGAAGGGGATCACCTCTTAGCACTCCCCGCCTCTGCCAGCCCCATGCCCCCAGCAGCCTCTCCCTCTGTCGTGCTGTGCAGCTCCTGAGCAGCCTGACTGAGTGCCTGATGGTGGACCCCCTCAGTGCCAGCGTCTGGAGGCAGCTGTACCCTAAGCACCTGTCACAGTCCAg CCTTCTGCTGGAGCACTTGCTCAGCTCCTGGGAGCAGATTCCCAAGAAG GTACAGAAGTCTTTGCAAGAAACCATTCAGTCCCTCAAGCTTACCAACCAGGAGCTGCTGAGGAAGGGTAGCAGTAACAACCAGGATGTCGTCACCTGTGACATGGCCTGCAAG GGCCTGTTGCAGCAGGTTCAGGGTCCTCGGCTGCCCTGGACGCGGCTCCTCCTGTTGCTGCTGGTCTTCGCTGTAGGCTTCCTGTGCCATGACCTCCGGTCACACAGCTCTTTCCAGG CCTCCCTTACTGGCCGGTTGCTTCGATCATCTGGCTTCTTACCTGCTAGCCAACAAGCGTGTGCCAAGCTCTTCTCCTACAGTCTGCAAGGCTACAG CTGGCTGGAGGAGACACTGCCGCTCTGGGGCTCCCACCTGCTCACCGTGGTGCGGCCCAGCTTGCAGCTGGCCTGGGCTCACACCAATGCCACAGTCAGCTTCCTTTCTGCCCACTGTGCCTCTCACCTTGCGTGGTTTGGTGACAGTCTCACCAGTCTCTCTCAGAGG CTACAGATCCAGCTCCCCGATTCCGTGAATCAGCTACTCTGCTATCTGAGAGAGCTGCCCCTGCTTTTCCACCAGAATGTGCTGCTGCCACTGTGGCACCTCTTGCTTGAGGCCCTGGCCCGGGCCCAGGAGCACTGCCATGAGGCATGCAG AGGTGAGGTGACCTGGGACTGCATGAAGACACAGCTCAGTGAGGCTGTCCACTGGACCTGGCTTTGCCTACAGGACATTACAGTGGCTTTCTTGGACTGGGCACTTGCCCTGATATCCCAGCAGTAG
- the TMEM214 gene encoding transmembrane protein 214 isoform X5, which yields MATKTAGVGRWEVVKKGRRPGAGAGAGGRGGGRKRRALGEANGVWKYDLTPAIQTTSTLYERGFENIMKRQNKEQVPPPAVEPKKPGNKKQPKKVATPPNQNQKQGRFRGLEEALKALDVADLQKELDKSQSVFSGNPSIWLKDLASYLNYKLQAPLSEPTLSQHTHDYPYSLVSRELRGIIRGLLAKAAGSLELFFDHCLFTMLQELDKTPGESLHGYRICIQAILQDKPKIATANLGKFLELLRSHQSRPAKCLTIMWALGQAGFANLTEGLKVWLGIMLPVLGIKSLSPFAITYLDRLLLMHPNLTKGFGMIGPKDFFPLLDFAYMPNNSLTPSLQEQLCQLYPRLKVLAFGAKLDSTLHTYFPSFLSRATPSCPPEMKKELLSSLTECLMVDPLSASVWRQLYPKHLSQSSLLLEHLLSSWEQIPKKVQKSLQETIQSLKLTNQELLRKGSSNNQDVVTCDMACKGLLQQVQGPRLPWTRLLLLLLVFAVGFLCHDLRSHSSFQASLTGRLLRSSGFLPASQQACAKLFSYSLQGYSWLEETLPLWGSHLLTVVRPSLQLAWAHTNATVSFLSAHCASHLAWFGDSLTSLSQRLQIQLPDSVNQLLCYLRELPLLFHQNVLLPLWHLLLEALARAQEHCHEACRGEVTWDCMKTQLSEAVHWTWLCLQDITVAFLDWALALISQQ from the exons ATGGCGACCAAGACGGCGGGCGTGGGGCGGTGGGAGGTAGTGAAGAAGGGTCGGCGGCCTGGGGCCGGCGCCGGCGCCGGCGGCCGAGGCGGCGGCAGGAAACGCAGGGCGCTCGGGGAAGCAAACGGAGTGTGGAAATACGACCTGACCC CTGCAATCCAGACCACAAGCACCCTTTATGAGCGGGGCTTTGAGAATATCATGAAGCGGCAGAATAAGGAGCAGGTCCCACCCCCTGCTGTGGAGCCTAAGAAACCAGGGAACAAGAAGCAGCCAAAGAAGGTGGCAACTCCTCCCAACCAAAACCAGAAGCAGGGCCGCTTCCGCGGCCTGGAGGAAGCACTGAAAGCT CTGGATGTGGCAGACCTGCAGAAGGAACTGGACAAGAGCCAGAGTGTGTTCTCTGGAAACCCATCCATATGGTTGAAGGACCTGGCCAGCTATCTCAACTACAAGCTACAAGCTCCTCTAAGTGAACCCACGCTGAGCCAGCATACTCATG ATTATCCCTACAGCCTGGTGAGCCGGGAGCTGCGTGGGATCATCCGAGGGCTGCTGGCGAAGGCAGCAGGGTCTCTGGAGCTCTTTTTTGACCACTGTCTGTTCACCATGTTGCAAGAGCTGGATAAGACACCAG GGGAGTCACTACATGGTTACCGCATCTGTATCCAGGCCATCCTGCAAGACAAGCCCAAGATTGCCACCGCAAACCTAGGCAAG TTCCTGGAACTGCTGAGGTCCCACCAGAGCCGACCAGCAAAGTGTCTGACCATCATGTGGGCCCTGGGTCAAGCAGGTTTTGCCAACCTCACCGAGGGACTGAAAG TGTGGCTGGGGATCATGCTGCCTGTGCTGGGCATCAAGTCTCTGTCTCCCTTTGCCATCACATACCTGGATCGGCTGCTCCT GATGCATCCCAACCTTACCAAGGGCTTCGGCATGATTGGCCCCAAGGACTTCTTCCCACTTCTGGACTTTGCCTATATGCCGAACAACTCCCTGACACCCAG cctgcaGGAGCAGCTGTGTCAGCTCTACCCCCGACTGAAAGTGCTGGCATTTGGAGCAAAGCTGGATTCCACCCTGCATACCTACTTCCCTTCTTTCCTGTCCAGAGCCACCCCTAGCTGTCCCCCTGAGATGAAGAAAGAG CTCCTGAGCAGCCTGACTGAGTGCCTGATGGTGGACCCCCTCAGTGCCAGCGTCTGGAGGCAGCTGTACCCTAAGCACCTGTCACAGTCCAg CCTTCTGCTGGAGCACTTGCTCAGCTCCTGGGAGCAGATTCCCAAGAAG GTACAGAAGTCTTTGCAAGAAACCATTCAGTCCCTCAAGCTTACCAACCAGGAGCTGCTGAGGAAGGGTAGCAGTAACAACCAGGATGTCGTCACCTGTGACATGGCCTGCAAG GGCCTGTTGCAGCAGGTTCAGGGTCCTCGGCTGCCCTGGACGCGGCTCCTCCTGTTGCTGCTGGTCTTCGCTGTAGGCTTCCTGTGCCATGACCTCCGGTCACACAGCTCTTTCCAGG CCTCCCTTACTGGCCGGTTGCTTCGATCATCTGGCTTCTTACCTGCTAGCCAACAAGCGTGTGCCAAGCTCTTCTCCTACAGTCTGCAAGGCTACAG CTGGCTGGAGGAGACACTGCCGCTCTGGGGCTCCCACCTGCTCACCGTGGTGCGGCCCAGCTTGCAGCTGGCCTGGGCTCACACCAATGCCACAGTCAGCTTCCTTTCTGCCCACTGTGCCTCTCACCTTGCGTGGTTTGGTGACAGTCTCACCAGTCTCTCTCAGAGG CTACAGATCCAGCTCCCCGATTCCGTGAATCAGCTACTCTGCTATCTGAGAGAGCTGCCCCTGCTTTTCCACCAGAATGTGCTGCTGCCACTGTGGCACCTCTTGCTTGAGGCCCTGGCCCGGGCCCAGGAGCACTGCCATGAGGCATGCAG AGGTGAGGTGACCTGGGACTGCATGAAGACACAGCTCAGTGAGGCTGTCCACTGGACCTGGCTTTGCCTACAGGACATTACAGTGGCTTTCTTGGACTGGGCACTTGCCCTGATATCCCAGCAGTAG